One region of Sus scrofa isolate TJ Tabasco breed Duroc chromosome 3, Sscrofa11.1, whole genome shotgun sequence genomic DNA includes:
- the MOSPD3 gene encoding motile sperm domain-containing protein 3: MRRGAPQDQELVGSGAPGRGSRGAPAPSGPVVPVLVFPPDLVFRADQRSGPRQLLTLYNPTGAVLRFRVLCTAPAKYTVFDAEGYVKPQSCIDIVIRHVAPNPSHYDVQDRFRIELSEEGTEGRVVGRKDITSVLRAPTYPPELQGQPDPTPHPGPPSWTAPPSAQHFPENPHPQLATSSFLLFLLMGIVSVAFLLLPLQDELGSQLPPILHVSLGQKLVAAYVLGLLTMVFLRI, encoded by the exons ATGCGCCGTGGGGCGCCCCAGGACCAGGAGCTGGTGGGTTCGGGGGCTCCTGGGCGGGGGTCCCGGGGCGCCCCTGCTCCCTCGGGACCTGTTGTCCCGGTCCTCGTCTTTCCCCCGGATCTAGTATTCAGGGCGGACCAGCGGAGCGGCCCCCGGCAGTTGCTGACCCTCTATAACCCCACGGGAGCAGTGCTTCGCTTCCGAG TTCTGTGCACAGCACCTGCCAAATACACAGTGTTTGACGCGGAAGGATATGTGAAGCCTCAATCCTGCATTGACAT TGTGATTCGCCACGTGGCCCCCAATCCCAGCCACTATGACGTCCAGGACCGCTTCCGCATTGAGCTGTCTGAGGAAGGAACAGAGGGCCGAGTGGTGGGGCGCAAGGACATCACCTCAGTTCTGAGGGCCCCAACGTACCCCCCTGAGCTTCAGGGACAGCCTGACCCAACGCCCCACCCAGGGCCCCCTTCCTGGACCGCTCCACCCTCGGCCCAACACTTCCCAGAGA ACCCCCACCCGCAACTGGCCAccagctccttcctcctcttcttgctGATGGGCATCGTCTCGGTGGCCTTCCTGCTGCTCCCGCTCCAGGATGAACTTGGCAGCCAGCTGCCCCCAATCTTGCACGTCTCCCTGGGACAGAAGTTGGTGGCAGCCTACGTCTTGG GCCTCCTGACCATGGTGTTCCTCCGGATCTGA